CTCTCTCGATCTTACGGTATTTATCTGTCTGCACCGGACCTTTGCCGTCGATGGGCTGACCAAGAGCGTTCACGACGCGGCCAAGCATTGCATCTCCTACGGGAACTTCCACGACCCTTCCGGTCGTCTTGACAATATCGCCTTCATTGATATTTTTATGACTGCCAAGTAAAACGGCGCCCACGTTATCCTCTTCCAGGTTGAGCACCATTCCATATATTTCCCCAGGGAACTCCAGCAGTTCCCCCTGCATTGCATTTTCCAGGCCGTGCACACGAGCAATGCCGTCAGCTACCTGGATAACGGTACCAACATCGGATACCTCCAGCTCTGACGCATATCTCTTGATCTGATCCTTTATTACCGCACTGATTTCTTCTGGTCTTAAATTCATAGATCTATACGCACCTTTCTTGCTTTCTGTTTTTTATACCAACTGTATTTTCATAAGCTGCTTTTGCAGCACATCCAGCTTCGTTTTGATGCTGCTGTCCACAACTCTGTCTCCGATGCGGATGACCATGCCGCCGATCAGGCTCTTGTCTCTGGAATAGTGCATCTCCATCCGTCGATACTTTGTTGTCTTCAACAACTTTTCAGCAATCTGCTGCCTCTGCTCTTTCTTCAGAGCCTCCGGCGTCGTCACATAGGCGACTCCAATACCTTTCAGCTCCTTCACCTGATCCAGAAAATACTGCAAAATACTGTCCGCCTCACCATAGCGGTCCTTTGCAATGATCAGACAGAGGAATCCCAACAGCTCACTGTCGATTCTTCCTTCAAATATATTTTTGATCACCTGGGTCTTTTCTTCCTTCGTGATCTTCGGATGATTCATCAGGCGGTCCAGCTCCTTGTTCTCCGCAAGGATTTCCCGCAGTACACGAATCTCCTCCATAAAGGAATCCACTTTATTCTCTTCTACGGCAAGCTCGAAAAGCGCTTCTCCGTATGTTTTGGAAATCAGCTTAGCCATGTGGTATCACCTATTTCTTTCAACGTCTCCTCGATCAGTCCGTCCTGAACCGTGGCATCGATCGATGCGGCGACTACTTTGCCCGCCATGAGAGATGCAATGGAAACCATCTCCTTTTTCACATCATCCGCCGCCTTCTTTTTCTCCAGTTCTGCCTCCGTCTCGGCGCGTTGTCTGATCCGCGCAGCCTCCTCTTTGGCCTCTGCAATGATCTTAGCCTCGTTTGCAAGTGCTTTCTTTCTGGCAGCGCTTAAAATTTCTTCCGCTTCCTTTTCCACATTTCTCAGCTTCTCTTCATACTCTGCTTTCAGACTCTGGGCCGTCTCCTGATTCTGCTTTGCATCATCCAGCTCATCTTTGATCTTCTCGCGACGTTTTTGCAACATGTCGCGCACCGGCTGAAACAAAAAATGAGACGCGATCAAAAACAGGGTGAACACTGCGATCATACTGAGCACAGCGTCGTGCAGAAGCTGCGGTGTCAGGTCAAATAAATATGAATCCATGTCTGCCTCCTTTCAGTTTATTTTTAAAGAGACTTCTTATGGCATCAACGGTTTTACGAATAACAGAAGCATAGCGATCAGCAAGCCATAAAGACCTGTCGTCTCCGCTACCGCCTGACCAAGAAGCATGGTAGAGGTAATATCCGACTTTGCACCCGGGTTTCTGCCAACTGCTGCTGCTGCATGGCCAGCTGCAATACCCTGCCCTACACCAGGTCCGATACCTGCAATCACTGCGAGTCCGGCACCGATCGCGGAACATCCTAAAATAAAGTTTGTGTTGAAATCCATTTTTATTTCCTCCTTTATAAAATTCATCGTTTCTAAATTTTCATTCTCAGACGCCTTCTTACAGGCATTCCCGTTATCCTTCTATTGCATCATTTACATATGTCATAGTAAGCATACAGAACACATACGTCTGTATCGCTCCGGAAAACAGATCAAAATATACATGCAGTGCCGCCGGCCAGATAATGGCGATTTTGGAGAGCAACGCATATACAAGCGCCATCATAACAGTTCCTGAGAGTACGTTGGCAAAAAGACGCAGCGACAGAGAAATCGGCACGGCAAAGTCGCCGATAATATTGATCGGTGCCCAAAACACCCAGGGGTCGCACAATCCCTTGATCACGCCTTTTACTTTCTGATGTTTGAACTTGTTAAAGTGAATGGTCGCGAATGTCATCACCCCAAGGGGGAATGTGACACCGTAGTCTGCCGTCGGCGGCCTCAGTCCAAACAGGCCTGAAATGTTGCTCAGGAATATAAAGATAAAGATTGTACCGATATAGTTTGCAAATGCAGGCGCATTTTTTCCCATAACGCCTTCCACCATGCCGTCCAGTTTCTCTATGATCAGCTCGACCACATTTTGAAACCCCTCCGGTACTTCAGACGCATGTTTCACTGCCCGGTTCGCCACAATGCAGAACCCTATGATCACCAGCATGACAATGAGCAGACAAATATGCGTCGTTGTTATCCACAGTTCCTGTCCGAACAGATGATAGGAAAATACGCCATGGATCATAAAATCCACTTCTGCTCCCTGGGATAACAAAATTCCTTGTCCCATATATTCACCTCCTTAATTTTAAGATAGCTTTATGTGTAACAGGCTGTAAATATGCCGCTACTTTCAATGTCATAATTCCAAGAAATGCCGCCAGCGGATCAGCCACCTCAGTAC
The sequence above is a segment of the Lachnospiraceae bacterium JLR.KK008 genome. Coding sequences within it:
- the atpE gene encoding ATP synthase F0 subunit C; amino-acid sequence: MDFNTNFILGCSAIGAGLAVIAGIGPGVGQGIAAGHAAAAVGRNPGAKSDITSTMLLGQAVAETTGLYGLLIAMLLLFVKPLMP
- the atpF gene encoding F0F1 ATP synthase subunit B, whose amino-acid sequence is MDSYLFDLTPQLLHDAVLSMIAVFTLFLIASHFLFQPVRDMLQKRREKIKDELDDAKQNQETAQSLKAEYEEKLRNVEKEAEEILSAARKKALANEAKIIAEAKEEAARIRQRAETEAELEKKKAADDVKKEMVSIASLMAGKVVAASIDATVQDGLIEETLKEIGDTTWLS
- a CDS encoding F0F1 ATP synthase subunit delta, with the translated sequence MAKLISKTYGEALFELAVEENKVDSFMEEIRVLREILAENKELDRLMNHPKITKEEKTQVIKNIFEGRIDSELLGFLCLIIAKDRYGEADSILQYFLDQVKELKGIGVAYVTTPEALKKEQRQQIAEKLLKTTKYRRMEMHYSRDKSLIGGMVIRIGDRVVDSSIKTKLDVLQKQLMKIQLV
- the atpB gene encoding F0F1 ATP synthase subunit A, which encodes MGQGILLSQGAEVDFMIHGVFSYHLFGQELWITTTHICLLIVMLVIIGFCIVANRAVKHASEVPEGFQNVVELIIEKLDGMVEGVMGKNAPAFANYIGTIFIFIFLSNISGLFGLRPPTADYGVTFPLGVMTFATIHFNKFKHQKVKGVIKGLCDPWVFWAPINIIGDFAVPISLSLRLFANVLSGTVMMALVYALLSKIAIIWPAALHVYFDLFSGAIQTYVFCMLTMTYVNDAIEG